In one Brienomyrus brachyistius isolate T26 chromosome 7, BBRACH_0.4, whole genome shotgun sequence genomic region, the following are encoded:
- the LOC125745792 gene encoding solute carrier family 12 member 2, with the protein DDEDSKAPTQPLLKKDKSPTIPLNVADQRLLEASQQFQKKQGKGTVDVWWLFDDGGLTLLIPYLLINKKKWKDCKIRVFIGGKINRIDHDRRAMAALLSKFRIDFSDITVLGDINTKPKKENVATFEELIEPYKLKEDDMEQEAAEKLKAEEPWRITDNELELYKAKTNRQIRLNELLKEHSSTANLIVMSMPLARKGAVSSALYMSWLETLSKDLPPLLLVRGNHQSVLTFYS; encoded by the exons ACGATGACGAGGACAGCAAGGCCCCCACGCAGCCGCTGTTGAAAAAAG ACAAGAGCCCCACCATCCCACTAAATGTAGCTGACCAGCGCCTCCTGGAGGCCAGCCAGCAGTTCCAGAAGAAGCAGGGCAAGGGCACCGTGGACGTGTGGTGGCTGTTTGACGACGGTG GCTTGACCCTGTTGATCCCGTACCTCCTGATCAACAAGAAGAAGTGGAAGGACTGTAAGATTCGTGTGTTCATCGGCGGCAAGATCAACCGCATCGACCACGACCGCAGAGC AATGGCCGCACTGCTCAGCAAGTTCAGGATAGACTTCTCCGACATAACAGTCCTCGGGGACATCAACACAAAGCCAAAGAAGGAGAA CGTGGCAACCTTCGAGGAGTTGATCGAGCCCTACAAGCTGAAGGAGGATGATATGGAGCAGGAGGCAGCCGAGAAGCTGAAGGCCGAGGAGCCGTGGAGGATCACAGACAACGAGCTGGAGCTGTACAAAGCCAAG ACCAATCGCCAGATCCGATTGAACGAGCTTCTGAAGGAGCACTCAAGCACAGCCAACCTCATTGTCAT GAGCATGCCCCTGGCAAGGAAAGGGGCAGTGTCCAGCGCCCTCTACATGTCCTGGTTGGAAACCCTCTCCAAGGACCTGCCCCCCCTTCTCCTGGTCCGTGGCAATCACCAGAGCGTCCTCACCTTCTACTCCTAA